GCCGGCAACCGTCGCACCGCTACTCGCTTCCTCCATTACCGCGGCGTTCCACACATCGCCACTAAACCGGGAACAACGGATTGCGAATGCGCTGGCCAGTCCATCGGCAACGCTCTGTCCAGCGGAACGAACTTGGCAGTGGAatgtttgccgtttttttttaaagttattgttgttttgtttaatctcCACTTTCCGACCGGACAACGGTCTTTTTATTGCTTGCTGAAGGTTGGGCTGGGCATGCCGAGGATCAGCGAACGATAAGCCACAGCCAATGTAGcgagagacaaaaaaacccagaTCCAGGTGGTCTAAACGCTGCCTCCAGTTAAACGATAAGCTCAACTACCTAAAGCCCAGCCTAAAAAGCAATTGCCGGTGTAGCAGTAGTGGGAAGaatttgctgttttattttttcagtCATCGGCAACACTAGCCGAAGAAAGCTTAACAGACAGCGTCAACGTGGTGAAAGAACTGAcaggaaagcatccatcaACGTGCGGCACCAACGCTAACTGCTGTTGATTTTGGCAATTAACCAGCTGAAAAGAAAAGTAACAATGCTGAACAATGCTGTGTGTTCTCCTCGCGCTGTTTCTCTGCCACTGTTTTGATCGGTACCTTCAAAAGGATGCTTTTATATATGTCTTCTCGATCAGAATGGATCAGTCGAACGTGCAAAGGGTTTTTGGGATGAttctgttgcttttgtttttttttttgccttcttccTCTCCCGCTCTATGCTCCATCATCATAATGGCGAATGGTTTAGACCCCGTTGGACGTGGCCCAACATTTTCCAAACCTATTAGCGATagtgtttattttaaagaGAACAATTGCTCCGCTAACTGTTCTCGGTGATTTACGGAGCCCAGGTTTTTGGGAGCCCGTACAGGTTATGGGATGAAGTTTGTCCAATACAAAGGTGCGTGCTGCTACGGGATTGTTTCCTAATTTTACTTGCGCTTCGATTGCAAACGTCTTTTGGTGCGTTTGGGGAGCTGTCCATATTGCTCTCTTCTTACGGACTCTCACACACGGAGCGGAGGGTAGAACAGGGCGTTCaatcgaaaggaaaataatttcgATTACATATTCTTCGCGTGGTAAGAAAAGATGTAAAGCGAgctctttccttttttgggaCTGTAGTGGCAGCAATGGTGCATCAAGCAGCGTGCGTTCTCTACTGTTATATTGTTAAGCTATTTATTATCAAATTATCGATTGACGAAACGAGCGCAACCATTAGACGTAAGTgcattgtatttatttatctgaACAGGCATTGCTTCGGTCCAAAGCTGTAAATAGTGTAACATATACAAATATACAACTAAGTTATAACAAATGTTTGTGTTACGGTGTTTAATAGAAAAGTTAAAActggaaggaaagaaaggagGAATAATAATGGAAtagaataaaacataaaactacaTTGAAACACATGGtatggaaacaaaactaattaaCGGAACTGGATGAGAAATGATTGGAAAgaaattttaacttttttcgTATATTTCGTTTTTTAGGCTACACAAAACCATGCTGATTTGCCAACCAATATAAACCTTAAAGCAACAGTAAACTAAACAAATGGACATGTCAAACATGCTAACGGTTTACTAACAAGTAAAGCCACACTGTGACACTTACGCAGTGAGGTACAACTAATGAGCAGAGCTGAACTGAAAGTTGGCCAAACGTGTGCGTCCAAGCTATTTTAATTAGTAAAAATGTACAAATGTGCCACACCGAATTGAACATGCAATGCGGAATTGAATGCTTCTTTCATTAATGATGTATGCGACGAAATGATAAATTATGTTGTCCCACTAGCGGGTTACCGATGGCGAAAGTGACCAGTATTTGGAAATTCAAATGACTTGACGGTAAACGTTCCCCAATCCCAATCGGCAAATATCACTTGTGAAGGTACACGGTACATCTCGGTGTCGTTTGCTTACCGAAACAGGGAAAATCTCGCTGTGCTGCTGTGTGGAATTTCGCACAAAGATCGTGACGGCACCGTTTTCTCTTTCGGCCGTATGGCTAGAATTTCTCCCCCGAAACATCATCCACCAGAAGGTGAATGGTGACGCTGCGGCCCATCGCTGTACGAGTGGTTTTCCTGTGCGGAAGCGGCATGTTTgcggaaaaatcaccacccATCGTTACTGCAACAGCAAACAGACACGTACGGATGCTCATATTCAATCGCGTGGCACCACACCAAGGTTTCTTGCTTTCGTTCGATTCGAAACGAATCGTGCGGACGATTGTGggtaaaatggaaaaatgctAACGAAAGAAAGTGTCATCTTTACCGCGCAAGTCTAGGCCATCGTAGGGTTTATCGTGAcctttgtttggttttccttGGGTGGCATTGATGCCACTAGCTAAGCCCGGTTCCGTCAGCAGTGAAAGCGAACATTGTCACTGTCCGCGCTTGATGGAAGGTGGAAGATATTTTCCCTTGCGATTAAAGCCATTGATAATCGATCCAACAAGGAAATAATTTTCCTAACATATAAATTAATGTCCAACGAATTACGATAAACATGTGTATGAGGGAATGCTTCAACTGTTTCCTGAATAAACTAATTAAGAGCGAAACCTTCTATCTCCACGGCGTTGTAGCACTACAAGCACCCATTAGCGATACTTTATGTCGTATTGATTTAGCGCATTTCATTGCTGATCTCAATTTTCGAGTGTCATCAAATCTAACTGCAAATGCCCCGGTTCGCGGATACGATCGGTTCCCATGCATGCGAGCGCATTTCCTTCCCATTACACTACACGGAAGGTGATTTTTGGACGACCGttaatgaacaaacaaaactgccCGAAAGCCAACAGGCATGCAACAGCACCACCTCGCGTTGTGTGTATGTAATTTTTGTTCCCCGCGCTCTGTTATTTGCTTTCGTTCACAAAAATCATCGATCGTTCACCTGGCGGTTGGATACAAACCGATTAATATCGGAACACCCGTTAGATCTCGTTACCTCGTGGTCAGCGCCTCAGTAGGGCACGAACGTTTCCACTTGCCGAAAACCGATCAACATTGGTAGAAATTGGGAAATGACGATAGGAAAGGCTATTGCATGCGTGATTTcgaattgttttcaaatgtttcaaTACAAATGTGTAGCTCATATCATATGTATCATGAATGTTATgaatgtttgtattttatgtgatttttgtataaaatatgTAAGCGTTGTAAGCGTTCAATGAATGTTTCTCATTCATCACGTAATCACCAGTACCAGTACCGAGAGTCGCTTCTAGATGAGAATGGACCGCATTCGGAGCAATTTTTTTAAGAACATTTTCTAAAAAAATCTTGAGAACCAAAATTCGCTCAAGTCCACGTTTAATTCGCATAGCAGTAATAGAAATCTATTTTCTGGAGCTCTTTGAGCTTCTTTCTTACTCATAAATTCGGTAATCTCTTTTCCAATTCGCCCATCCCTAGCAACGTATTCTTCTAGATTTTTAGGATAGTTCAATTAAACCAGCTTCATAATGAAAAACTTGAGGAAAAATATACAATCAGCATGTTCGACCAACTCCAATAATactttatgtattttttcacGGACACATCAACGCCATGCCACGCACCGGAGCTTGGCGAGTCTTATCCGATGTACGACACTGTGAGTTCGTCGTAAAACTCATAGAGCTCGCCGTTGTAGCGGCTTCTCCATTGTCCtcccacacatacggggccattaatccttctgagcatcttccacTCGAACACGACTAAGCGGgattcgtcagttttggaaaaataaactccttgtctcagaggcgtatgtgagtactagAACTACATGAGCTCTATATAGTTCTAACTTCGATCATCGGAATATATATAGTCCCAGATTCGATCACCTATCTGTGCATCACTCCTGCGTTAGCCGGACCGTTGGTGGTGCTATCCGCGGTAGCAAAGAGCCCTACATCCCCCCTCATCTGGCATGTCAATAAGGAATTTCTGGTGGAAGTTCGGAAGTTCGGTCTCTTCatcaaataaaaaccacaAACCAACGTCGGATTATACTTAATTGTGTCTATTGTTATGTTTAGGATCTACACGGTACGCTATGTATTAttcgttaataaaaaaaaacagtcttTATACAACCAACATCCCTATACGTTTTGCAAACGCAGCTTATTAGCATTGCATTTTTTAACGATTGGTCGACCATTTGGTGAACACTACGCTTAAGGAACTTTTTGATTGATGCCTCCGCCAGGTATACCGCTTCCGCTACCGATCGTCCCCAATGCATTACTCAGCATACCGCCACCTccccctcctcctccacctACACCGTTGTGCTGCGTAATTCCGGCaccgttttgctgctgctgctgttgctgaccTATCGACGTTGGCACATTCACGTTGCCACTGCTTGGACCGTTGTTGCTGCTACCATTATTGTTGCTACTGATGCCTCCAACACCGCCAACTCCACTGTTGGCACCACCGTTGTTGCTGATGGTGTTTCCATTATTGCTACCATTATTACTACTGTTGGGCATGATGGCTGGTTCGTTCGATAGCAGCGTGCCCTGGACTCCGCCACCGACCGGCTGTCCCCCAACCGCCAATCCCGTAAGGCTGGTTGTGCCAAGTGCCGTAAGCCGCGTGCGCCGACGGGTGTAATGCTGCCAGAGCAGGATGGCTTGATCGTCGATAAATTTGCAGCACTGTGCACTTACGATTTCACGCCGGAAGTGTTCGTATTGTAAAAGATCCAGAAAGTATAGACACATGGGAAACTTGAGGTATTTCGCGTATTCGGGTTCCTTCCAGTACAGCAGATATTTTAAGTAGTTTACAAAAGCAGCATCCTTAAAATATCCTCGTTGCGCTAAAACTAACCACAAAAGCAGACAGAGTTAGTAGTAAATTCGAGGTTGGAAATTCACAGGTTGGATTTTATCACGATACTTACAATGCAAATAATTCGGATTGGCCAAACATTGCACGAACTCTAGCTCAACCTGAAATCTTAGCTTTTGCGCATCTTCCGATTCAACCGGCACTGCAAGATAGATGAATCCGTCAGgagtaagaaaaaaagacacacgACGTACGTGCAATTAGTTTCGTGTCGTTGCGGATTATTCGAAATCGGCACCGATAGTATACACAGGAGGCAAAATACAGAGAGTTAGCTATACTTGTACCGATTgtgcataccaatatttggaCTGGGTTAAGTGCATTAGCAAACATAGCTAGAGAAAAGTAGAAAACTTTTTGAAACACAACTTTCTGTAtagagcaaacaaacatacaataCACTAGTCGTTACTACATCGTTAGATTTAAGTTACATTTTGGTGCATATCGTTAGGAttagttacaaaaaaatagatagTAGATAGAAACATAGAATAACATAAAGTACTTACATTTACCCTTCCCGACCATTTTATTAGCCATcgcgtttaatttttttttatctcgatatgtatgtgtgttgggTGTAATTTGGACGTGggtatgtgtgtatatatatatgaatGGTAAGTGCTTTATCTTTACTTGTACGAAAATATACTTCAAAGGCTAGGTGGGTCTGCAGTAAATGACCGTTGTTTTAACGATATAGAGTAGTGTGCTGGGTTTAAATCTATACTGGATCTCTAATGTTCTAGGACTTTCCAGTTTGAGCAAGGTAACAGAAAGAAGCTAGAGTTCAAAACGACAACGAAGAAATAAAGGAATACAGCAGCGGGACCACTGATGCAGCGTTTCCGGTAATATTAAGCACAAATCGATGTCTAAAAAAAGACGAATGACACTGGGAGTCTAACGAGAGGGATATAATAAGGGAAGGAGTAGCGCTATTCACTTGCTATCCGCTTCGTTACGCCGTTCATAAGCTAGAGCAGCAAAATATGTGGGCGATCATTGGACAAGAGGaagagaaaagagaaagaaaaaaacaaataaaatcagGAGCATATTATTTACAACATAACAGGTACGGTGCTAGAAAGGAAATACATATACCACTGTGAGGTTTATGTACACTATCAACAATGAGTGGCAAGCTTTCCACCATCACCGATTTCTGTAAGGCGTTGGGATTTGAGGCACAATAATGAGTGCAATTTTGATTCGTATTCGCTTGTGCGAATGGAGCGTTTCCTGAAGCTGCATGATGATGGAAAGATTGCCGTGTGATCTTTACAGGATTCGTGCATTTACCGATTTGGAAATCTACTTTCATAGAAAACCTTGAACTGTTAACACCCGATCAAATGGGGAAGCTTTGTACCAGGTTCGGTCCAAGCTATGTCAACAACACATTTAACATAAATCCAGCCGGCACGGTGTAAGGTGCAAGGCGCAGTAGCTACCAGCGGAACGCACCGTACCGGTGGCCAGGAAACACAACAATTTCAGTAATGGGGGGGTAAGTTCTATAGCAAGCTGGCTACGCAGTTTGTGTTCAACATATTCAAGGTACGAATTTCATCAGCAAATTGCAACGAACGCAAACCGAACAGGTACACATAAATGGAACGTACAGAGCTTGGTGCAAAAATTTGTTCACTAAACACAGGAAGAAAAATAGAAACGGGTTGATTTATGATCTCCACACAGGCAACCGTACTCACAACCGTATGGGTTCATGATAGATTTTCGTAGAAAGCGCAATGCTCGCCCAGCACGATCGGAGTTTGGGCGTGTGTTTAATCCAGAATTAATGTGAACCCCCGCTGACGAAAGGATCGTTTTCCATTGATATTTCAGCACACACGCACTTTTTTCCTTGCCGCTTTTTGTCGTCCtatctttttgttgctttttgctGCGTTTTGACGCGTCAAACTCGCTTGATTTTGTTGGTTGTCAAATTGACAGCAAGGTTTTGACAGCATTATAAAACTGGACGAATTCGTTAAAAACTTGAATTGTTTGACAGCAGTTTCGCCAAAAATAcatgtttcaatatttttaccGGAAATACCTTAACGATTTGGAAGATTGGATTTATACATAAAGCACATAAATTTAGCAAATAACACGAAATGTTTACTTTCGTGTGGattgaaaatgtaaaaaaatgatttgcTTCTGACTTTATGTACCTCGGTAGTTGTTGGGACACGACCCCtgcaaataaatcattgaCTGgagaagagagaagaaaaaagacagGAAAGCCAAGTTTAGAAGCAAATTTTCATCAGCTCAGTTTCGAAAGTGGAAAGGATTTTTCTTGCTCGGTGTTTAGATTAGTGTTGTATAGCTGCACCGTGTTAAGCTCGTCGAAATCATGATTCACAATCGGCGGATGTCCTAGTTAATGCTGGTTCG
The Anopheles moucheti chromosome 2, idAnoMoucSN_F20_07, whole genome shotgun sequence genome window above contains:
- the LOC128310264 gene encoding mediator of RNA polymerase II transcription subunit 31, whose protein sequence is MANKMVGKGKLPVESEDAQKLRFQVELEFVQCLANPNYLHFLAQRGYFKDAAFVNYLKYLLYWKEPEYAKYLKFPMCLYFLDLLQYEHFRREIVSAQCCKFIDDQAILLWQHYTRRRTRLTALGTTSLTGLAVGGQPVGGGVQGTLLSNEPAIMPNSSNNGSNNGNTISNNGGANSGVGGVGGISSNNNGSSNNGPSSGNVNVPTSIGQQQQQQQNGAGITQHNGVGGGGGGGGGMLSNALGTIGSGSGIPGGGINQKVP